A portion of the Halorubrum sp. BV1 genome contains these proteins:
- a CDS encoding type IV toxin-antitoxin system AbiEi family antitoxin — protein sequence MNDSQDTQSIRQGLSTRESRLLSRLAGAGHQIISVDDIETTLAVAPNTAREIASRLTEKGWLDRLFPGRYLIIPLTAGEEGGYTTHEYLIASHVAEPMYVGYYTALDHHGLTEQVPRTVYVVTPTRAQSREIHGVPYRVVTVTERKFFGYEPMAIEGTAVDVADVEKTLVDCADHPEFGGGIRELAQAMVAADDRDCSWTTVGEYLQRLDNGAATKRIVYLADQLGIDLPTRETLLKSFTSGYSLLDPTRSEQGRYDSEYRLRINVDRERLGSMES from the coding sequence ATGAACGACTCACAAGACACTCAAAGTATACGACAGGGGCTGTCCACCCGTGAGAGCCGGCTACTCTCACGACTCGCCGGCGCGGGTCACCAGATCATCTCCGTCGACGACATCGAGACGACTCTAGCGGTCGCCCCGAACACCGCCCGCGAGATCGCCTCCCGGCTCACCGAAAAAGGATGGCTGGACCGACTGTTCCCCGGTCGATACCTCATCATCCCGCTCACGGCCGGTGAAGAGGGCGGGTATACGACGCACGAGTATCTCATCGCCTCGCACGTTGCCGAGCCCATGTACGTCGGCTACTATACCGCCCTTGACCACCACGGGCTGACCGAGCAGGTGCCTCGGACGGTGTACGTCGTCACGCCGACCCGGGCGCAGAGTCGGGAGATCCACGGCGTCCCCTATCGCGTCGTGACGGTCACCGAGCGCAAATTCTTCGGGTACGAGCCGATGGCCATCGAGGGTACCGCCGTGGACGTCGCAGACGTCGAAAAGACGCTCGTTGACTGTGCCGACCATCCCGAGTTCGGTGGTGGCATCCGCGAACTCGCACAGGCGATGGTCGCCGCGGACGATCGGGACTGTTCGTGGACGACGGTCGGTGAGTACCTCCAGCGACTCGACAATGGCGCTGCGACCAAGCGGATCGTCTACCTGGCAGACCAGCTGGGTATCGACCTCCCGACGCGTGAGACGCTCCTCAAGTCATTCACGAGTGGGTACTCGCTGCTCGACCCAACGCGAAGCGAACAGGGACGCTATGACAGTGAGTATCGTCTCCGAATCAACGTCGACCGGGAGAGACTCGGGTCGATGGAATCCTGA
- a CDS encoding HEPN domain-containing protein, with translation MPPEWGADVRPLIKDGVQAVIERHSDVDVNPPTRTFNQLSAGGFMQNTEEVSVPAPGDLFDDRDLFDNLYAGEFAEAAQVIYDQLPDPPDDDQLSEANRVESIERGLFEFVGVVLNYAGEFQFDEDAFATAFEEQFEPRFTDREYSRFLLVLKNTSIEPDITIDLETEIQGSPDYLGPYTVDTLRIRPLDRLEETGIATHEAPGTSVLEPVETLDANGPNAALEIVLRRRRPYREIARDIDDNEINPWRNPDFDVTPVNVYPWQQLTNVIEYLAASVRRCLRLLCPMGTVGYEKGYNVVPGWETYRGIAAPVTFELEFECPGSTTGTHITEDRALDIPRLWRDHRRRIAPGHDKFQNPLARFERMFSRESLEDQLVDCVVGCETTVLKGGSPGGNKYRLGVRTAVLLGEQNARDWSSKRIGEFFRTLYDYRNKVVHEDTTLPDEPTGGNLISVDDKEFVASTFLIHARELYADLILEYLDLVVSQDASIEDVNEQIDNQTLEYGTEIREQLF, from the coding sequence ATGCCACCTGAGTGGGGCGCTGATGTGCGCCCGCTAATCAAAGATGGAGTCCAAGCCGTCATCGAACGGCACTCCGACGTGGATGTCAATCCACCAACTCGGACGTTCAATCAGCTGAGTGCTGGCGGGTTTATGCAGAACACCGAGGAAGTCTCGGTTCCAGCTCCCGGTGACCTCTTCGACGACAGGGATCTCTTCGATAACCTCTATGCAGGTGAATTTGCAGAGGCGGCCCAGGTTATCTACGATCAGCTCCCGGATCCCCCCGATGACGATCAGTTATCCGAAGCCAACCGTGTCGAGTCTATCGAACGGGGACTGTTCGAGTTCGTCGGGGTCGTGTTGAACTACGCCGGCGAGTTTCAGTTCGACGAGGATGCCTTCGCAACCGCCTTCGAGGAGCAGTTCGAGCCCCGATTCACCGATCGAGAATACTCCCGATTTCTGCTCGTTCTGAAGAACACCTCCATCGAGCCAGACATCACGATCGACCTCGAAACGGAGATACAAGGTAGCCCGGACTATCTGGGGCCATACACCGTTGACACACTCCGGATTCGTCCCTTGGACCGCTTGGAGGAAACCGGAATCGCAACGCATGAGGCCCCAGGGACGAGCGTCCTCGAACCGGTCGAGACGCTCGACGCAAACGGTCCGAACGCAGCGCTAGAAATTGTCCTCCGTCGCCGCCGACCCTATCGAGAGATCGCTCGCGATATCGATGACAATGAGATTAACCCGTGGAGAAACCCGGACTTTGACGTCACACCGGTCAACGTCTATCCCTGGCAGCAGCTGACCAACGTGATCGAGTATCTCGCGGCGAGCGTTCGTCGGTGTCTACGGCTTCTCTGCCCGATGGGGACTGTTGGCTACGAGAAGGGATACAACGTGGTGCCAGGCTGGGAAACGTACCGTGGGATTGCGGCACCGGTCACTTTCGAACTCGAATTCGAGTGTCCGGGTTCCACGACAGGAACACATATCACTGAAGATCGTGCCTTGGATATCCCACGGCTGTGGAGAGATCATCGACGTCGAATCGCACCCGGCCATGACAAGTTTCAGAACCCGCTGGCCCGGTTCGAGCGAATGTTCAGCCGGGAGTCCCTCGAGGATCAATTAGTCGACTGCGTCGTCGGCTGCGAAACAACCGTGCTGAAAGGCGGCTCTCCTGGCGGGAACAAATACCGGCTCGGTGTTCGGACGGCAGTGCTTCTGGGTGAGCAGAATGCTCGCGATTGGTCGTCAAAACGGATAGGAGAGTTCTTCAGAACACTGTATGACTACCGGAACAAGGTCGTACACGAGGATACAACACTTCCGGACGAACCGACTGGTGGAAACCTGATTTCAGTCGATGACAAGGAATTCGTTGCCAGTACGTTTCTTATCCACGCCCGCGAACTCTATGCAGATCTCATCCTGGAGTACCTTGATCTAGTTGTATCTCAGGATGCGTCCATCGAGGATGTCAACGAACAGATTGACAACCAGACACTTGAGTACGGCACAGAGATTCGCGAACAGCTGTTCTAA